GCGTCGCTGCCCGCTGCACCGCTCGGGTGGCTTCCTGCACCTTGCCCTGCCGCTGCAACAACGCCGCCACCGCCAGATATTCCTCCACAGCACGGTCCAGTTGCTTCAAACGATCGTAAATCAGTGCCAGGTGCGTATGAGCAGTCAAGTTTTCGGGGTCCAGCCGCAACACCCGCAGGTAATTATCCACCCCCCGCTTGGCCTCACCGCGACGCATGAACCGGTCGGCCGCCTGCAAAGCCGCCTGCACAGCGCGGCGCAAATGCCCCTGGCGCTCATAAATCTGCGCCATTTTTTCCCAGGGCACGGGGTCTTGCGGTGTCACCTTGGCCGCCTGCCCGTAAGCCTGCAAAGCGCCGTCGTAGTCATGGAGTTCAAAAAGCGCCAACCCCAAACTGGTCAGGGCCTGGTAATCATTGGGTTTGACCTCGAGGGCTTTGCGATAATGCTTCGCGGCGCGTTCCCATTCCAAATCCCACGCTGCGGAATGGCCAGCGTTCATACTCTCGTGGTACAGTTTTTCTGTATCGACCATGTTGCCTCCCCGGAAAGCGGCAGAAACGCTGCCGCATGGCGGCTCACACCCTCACAGGTGCCTGCCCAGCGCAGCGGCGAAGCACACACGTTGCGCCGCTTCCGCAGAAAACGCCCACCCCTCTCTTGCGCCCCGCCGCTGGGAAAGCCTGATTCGCGCGGGCGGGCGACGGCAGGCGTTATGAATGGCTGTTCAAGGCTTCGCGAGGTCGTCTCTCAGACCAAGGTTACCCTATTTTAGCAGATTTTCAAAGCATTCTGCCGCCCCTCACCCACGCATCCCCGTCCCGGCCCCGCGTGGCACACCAGGTCAGCCCCGCCAGCAACATCGCAGGCAGCGGCAAATACATCCAGAGGCTTTGCAACGGCTGGCCGTGTTGCCACGTCAGGGTCGCCAGGAACACCCACCAAAGCCCACCCCAAACCAGCCCCAACGCCAGCGAAACAGCGGCTATACGAATGCGAGGACGGCTTTTACGGAAAAGCAAAGCCAGCCATGCCACCAACGGCAAGAACAAAATCAAAAAGTTGCCGGGGTCGGTCGCGATCCCAATCCACTGGCTGGCAACCAGGGTCAGGTTATACGCCAGCAGCGGGAAGGCTTCGTGCCGGCTGCGCCACCACGCCCAGGCCAGCACGGCGCTCAACGCCGCCGTGACGCCCGCCCCCAGCCAGCGCCCGGCTACCGGGAACCATGCCCGCAACGCCGCCTGCAGGCTATTCGGCGGGGTGTATGAAGGATAGCGCAAGACCTCGCGCAGTTCCTCCAGCGGCCATCGCGGCAGCCACGCCATGCTCAACCCCATCAACACAACCAGCGTTCCCCCCAGCCCCCCCAACAGCCGCCAGCGGCGGCGGGAAAGCCCCCAAAACACGGCAAACGCCACCGGCAGCAAGGCCAGTTGCGGCTTGATGGTCGCCAGCGCCAGCAAAACGCCAGCCGCAGTCTCCCGCTTATTGCGCCAGGCCCATGCTGCACCGGTGAGGAAGGCAGCCACCCAAACCACGGCATTGCCGTTGATCACGGCCCGCACCGCTTCATACCACGTCAATGTAAAGACTACCAACAGCGCCAGCAGCCACGGCGGTGGTTTCCAGCGGACGACTGCCAAGGCCATCCCCAACATCACCACCAGCAGCACTTCCAGCACGGCGTTCCACACCCCGCGTGCGAGCGCGTAGTCGTCCACCAGGGCAAAAGGGGCAACCAGGCCGCAGGCGTAAAGAGGGTAAACCAGCCGCATTTGCCCTTCTTCCCCCCGCGCCGGGCGCCCATAGGCCAGCCGTTGGGCTTCGAGGGCCACGGCGTCGCTGTAGGGGTCACGGCCTTCCAAAAGCCAGGCGCGCGCCGCTACCCAATACACCATGAAATCATTGCCGCCGGGGTGCTGGCGGGCAAAACGCACATTGCCCCACACCAGCAGCAGCATCAGCAGCAACGCCAGAACGAACCAGGCTCCGCGTCGGGCCCAACGCCTTTCCACCGGCTAAAACCCCACCATCTGCAATGGCACTGGCGTAAACACCAACACCAACAACACCATGCCAAAAACAGCAATCGCCTTGCGCCGGCGGTCCAGCGGGGTAATCTGGTCCAGCGGCTCGGCGTAACGCCGCCCCAAAAAGAGCAACAGGAACGCCCACAGCCACCAGCCTTCCCACACAAAGCCGAGCAGCAAAAGCACGCCCATGAACGGCCAGAAAATGCGGCGGGCCTTGTCGCCCAGCAAGGCATAAAGCACGTGACCGCCGTCCAACGTGCCCAGCGGGATGAGATTGAGCGCCGTCACCAGGAAGCCCGCCCAGCCAGCCCATGCAACCGGATGCAGCATGACATCTTGCCCACCCAAGGGCAACGGATGGCCGGTAAAGAAGAACTTCAGCCAATAAGCCAGCGGCGAAAGGTTGCCATAGTGTGCGGGTGCAGGTAACCACTTGCCGAAAACCACCCATTTGGCGAGCAAATACAAGATGGAATTGCCTTCCAACATCAAGCCACCGCCGTGAGGCAACCAGGTGGGCAAAGGCTCGACGTGCGAAAGGCTCAACCCCAACAGCATCACCGGCACAGCCACGACCATCCCCGCCAACGGCCCTGCAATGCCAATGTCGAGCAGCACGCGGCGGTTGCGCGGTGGCGCTTTCAGGCTAATGAACGCCCCCAAGGTGCCAAACAGGCTAAAGGGAAAAGGCAGAAAATAGGGCAGCGTGACAGCCGTGCCGTGACGACGGGCAGCGAGGTAATGTCCAAACTCGTGGAAGAGCAAAATCGCCATCAGGCTGACGGTAAACGCCAGGCCGCCACCCAGGGCCTTCCGCAAAGCAGGCAAAGCGCCAGGGCCGAAATCGGCCGGGCCCTGATAGGCATACGACACACCGGCCGCAAACACGCTCAACACCGTAAGCACGAACAGCACCGCGTTCCACACCACCCGCGAAGGCTGCGGGCGCAGCAGGCCGGGCACCAGCAGCACCTCATGCCGGCTTTCCCGCCCAAAACGAAACAGCGGGGTAATTTCATAGGGCTGCAAGGCGGCCTCCAGCCGGTTATAAGCGGCCTCGGTATCGCCCAACACCTCACCCCGGAACCGCGCCAGCCAGCCGCGGCGTTGAGGGTCGCCCCAGGTAATGCTTTCCACCCGCATCACCCGGGCCACTAACGACGTCAAAACTTCCTGCTGCGAAAAAGGGGCCTCTGTGAACATCGTTCCTCCATCACCGAAGTGGTTTTAAGCATACCCGAAGGCCGCACCCAACGCAAGCGCCACACAGGGAACCTGGCCCGCCAACACAAAAGCCCCGCCGCAAGACGGGGCGTTGGGCGCTGTGGGCCCAGCAGGATTCGAACCTGCGACCAAGCGGTTATGAGCCGCCTGCTCTCACCGCTGAGCTATGGGCCCGGCAAAACGATAGCCGCCTCCGGTGGCCATCGGCACCGGGCGGCCACAGAGCGGGCGACGGGACTCGAACCCGCGAGTGACGGCTTGGAAGGCCGTTGCCTTACCACTTGGCGACGCCCGCATGAGATACACCTATTCTACCCACCCCACGCCTGCCGGTCAAGCCCCAACAGCCGCCACCACTTTTTACAAGGTGTTTACATCGCCATAATCCTCCCCTTACACCCGCGGGCTATGATAAAAGCGTTCTGACAAACCCCTCAACAGGAGGTTCCCCATGTTCAAGAAAAGTGTGTTCGGCTGGTTTTTAGCCCTGGCTCTTGCCCTGGTGGCGACCGTGGGCGCTTTCGCCGCGACCAGCAACGAAGGCACGCCACCTCCCGACCCCATTGCCCGCCCGGCGCGCCACATTGGGCAGGTCACGGCCGTCGGCGACAACACCTTCACCCTCAAACTGCTGGACGGTAAAACCGTGCAGATCGCCGTAGATGACGACACCCGCTTCCGCAAGGCTGGCGGTGGCGAGGCTTCTTTTGCCGACATCACGGTGGGGCGCTGGGTTGCTGGCGCTGTGAAACCGCCGCAGGAAGGCGAGGAAGGCGTTTTGCGCGCCCGGGTGGTGATTATCTTACCCGAAGATTTTGACCCCACCCGCTTGAAAAACATTCACCGCTACCCCGGCAAAGTGAGCACCGTTGGCAACGACAGCCTCACCATCCAGACCCGCGACGGGCAATCCCTCACCTTCGCCGTCACCGACCAGACCCGCTTCCGCAGCCGCGACGGCGCAGTGAAGGGCCTCGATGACCTCAAGCCCGAGATGCCCGTCCTCGTCATTGCCAAAGACGACAACGGCCAACTCACCGCCCTTGCCATCCTCGCCGGGGAACCTGAACGCCGCGGTGAGCGCCACATCGGCAAAGTCACCGCGGTGGGCAACGACAGCCTCACCATCCAGACCCGCGACGGGCAATCCCTCACCTTCGCCGTCACCGACCAGACCCGCTTCCGCAGCCGCGACGGCGCAGTGAAGAGCCTCGATGACCTCAAGCCCGAGATGCCCGTCCTCGTCATCGCCAAAGACGACAACGGCCAAC
This region of Chloroflexota bacterium genomic DNA includes:
- a CDS encoding DUF2029 domain-containing protein; the protein is MERRWARRGAWFVLALLLMLLLVWGNVRFARQHPGGNDFMVYWVAARAWLLEGRDPYSDAVALEAQRLAYGRPARGEEGQMRLVYPLYACGLVAPFALVDDYALARGVWNAVLEVLLVVMLGMALAVVRWKPPPWLLALLVVFTLTWYEAVRAVINGNAVVWVAAFLTGAAWAWRNKRETAAGVLLALATIKPQLALLPVAFAVFWGLSRRRWRLLGGLGGTLVVLMGLSMAWLPRWPLEELREVLRYPSYTPPNSLQAALRAWFPVAGRWLGAGVTAALSAVLAWAWWRSRHEAFPLLAYNLTLVASQWIGIATDPGNFLILFLPLVAWLALLFRKSRPRIRIAAVSLALGLVWGGLWWVFLATLTWQHGQPLQSLWMYLPLPAMLLAGLTWCATRGRDGDAWVRGGRML
- a CDS encoding site-2 protease family protein, translating into MFTEAPFSQQEVLTSLVARVMRVESITWGDPQRRGWLARFRGEVLGDTEAAYNRLEAALQPYEITPLFRFGRESRHEVLLVPGLLRPQPSRVVWNAVLFVLTVLSVFAAGVSYAYQGPADFGPGALPALRKALGGGLAFTVSLMAILLFHEFGHYLAARRHGTAVTLPYFLPFPFSLFGTLGAFISLKAPPRNRRVLLDIGIAGPLAGMVVAVPVMLLGLSLSHVEPLPTWLPHGGGLMLEGNSILYLLAKWVVFGKWLPAPAHYGNLSPLAYWLKFFFTGHPLPLGGQDVMLHPVAWAGWAGFLVTALNLIPLGTLDGGHVLYALLGDKARRIFWPFMGVLLLLGFVWEGWWLWAFLLLFLGRRYAEPLDQITPLDRRRKAIAVFGMVLLVLVFTPVPLQMVGF